CTCCGCTCTGAACCAGGGTTCTGTGGACAGGCCTCAGTCCTTGTAAGGAATAACTGGAGAGACACTGGTCGGGCCCTGCCGGGAAGTTTCCTTTAGCTTTACTTCAGCGCGGTGGCCACTAAGCGGCGCACTGGGATGAGGAGAACTCTGGACTGGGCACTCCgcctctctgtttcctcatctgtaaaatgggaatgacaatGCTTACCCCACAGGATTctggtgagaatcaaatgacataatagtATGCGTCAAGCGCTACGCGGACATTAAAGCATTATGCATTTCAGGACGCCTTGATGTTTCAGTTacagttttagaaaaaatatttagccTGTTTGGGGTTTCCTTACTGTGTTTACAAATACATATACGCGTGCGTACTTACATCATggcattatatataaaaatgcactGCCCCGTACCCATGCGGCACATCTATCCTACGGGTACTTCTAAGGGAAAGTGACGACTCCGTAGTTTAGGATCACTCCCGTACCCGGCGCTGATCCCCGCCCCCGCCTCACTCGGCCACACGGAACGTGACGACGACGTCATCAGAGTTGGACCTCATTCATTGGTCGATCCCGAGGAGGCGGGAGAAAGCGGTTGAAGGCTTTTTACGTCACTTCCACTTCCCTTCGCGCAGGCGCTTTCATTTCCCCTAGGCAGAGTGACTAAGATGGAACCGTTGTTGGAGCCGCGGTTGGGTTTGTGGGCCGGGGGCCCCTCGCCGGGCCAGTTTTACCGTATCCCGCCCGTTCCGGGAGCCCTCCCGGGGCCGGAAAGTTCTGTCTACGGAGGCCCGATTACTCGGACGCAGTGAGTGTCCACATCACTTTCCCGAATGGCCGCATCGGGGCCGCCGCTGGGTGGGGGGGTTGGTGGGGAACTCGGGGGAGGTCGCTGATTGGACGGCAGCTGGAACCGGGGCCAAGACCGAGGCCCGGGGGTCACCGGCGTGGAGGGGGAGGTAGCGGCAAAAACCGTGGAAAACCGGAAGTGAAGGTGTCCTGGAGTCTGGGGGCGCTTCCAGCGCCGGCCTCGTTTCCGCCGGGGCTCTGCGGCTGGTTCCTTCTCCGCTGCCTTTCTTCGCTCGCTGCCCTTTTGAGCCTTTGTCCTGCTCCTTTCCTTCTTGCCGGACTTTCCCGGCGCTTCTTCTCGCCGCTCCCCGACCCTTTCTGCTCCTGCTGAAACCGCTAGGCCGGCAGTCACCTGCCCTGCCCTTGTGGGCCCTCCGTCTTTGCCCCGAGCTTTGGTCTCGGTCCTCGGCGCTCCGGTGCTTTCAGTTATACCCTCCGTGCCGGGCACGCccaccttcctcttccctctctctgctcCCGGCGCAGTTGAGCCCCCGCTCAGTGCCCGGGTAACTGGCCCCGGGCGGGCCGCTCATCCTCGGATCCGAAACCGAAGCTCCCTTACCTCCTCAACCCACCCTTCAGGCCTCAGCCTCTTAGAGGCCCCTCCTCGTCCCCTCCCCCCCACGATCCCCACTCCCAGCCCTGGTGTTCCTTCAGACTCTCCTTGTCCCGGCCCAACCAGACACTGCTTTGTCCGGGAACGTTCCTCTGACTCGGTGGCTCTGCCTGAAACCCCTCCCCCTCTCTTGCGTGGTTATTACATTTAGCTTCTCGGCCCCCTCCGCACTTTTATCCTGTCGGTTTTCACacgctctctccctccctctccctccgtTAGAGTGTGAGCGCGGCTCCTGGGGTACCAGTGGGTAGATGCGGAACGATGGAGAGTCCCTCATCTCCAGATGCACTTCctcacgggggggggggggggggggggccgctACCTTCTCTTCAGCGTCTGCCCGCGCAGGGGGGTTGTTTAACCTGAGGAGAGGACGGAGGCCGAGGGTTTGGAAGATTTTTAAGCGTTGTTGTATAAATGGACGTTATCGCCCTTGCATCTTTCCAGGAACCCGATGGTGACGGGGACCTCCGTCCTGGGTGTGAAATTCGAGGGCGGTGTGATACTTGCGGCGGACATGCTGGGCTCCTATGGCTCCCTGGCTCGTTTTCGAAATATCTCTCGGATCATGCGTGTCAACAACAACACCATGCTTGGTGCTTCTGGGGACTATGCCGATTTCCAGTATGTGAAGCAAGTCATTGACCAGATGGTGTAAGTCAACATGAGGGCCCAGTGTCTCCGTCCTTTGGTGCCGGTTCCATAGAGGCCACGCCTCATTTCTAGGGCCCATCCTGAGGAGTCCTCAAGTGGGGAGGAGAGAATGTTCTATCTTCCTTCCGCACAGGGCATTAGGATGCTCTTCTGAGCCTGTAGTGGGAGATGATGTAGCAGGAGCTGGGCTGTTTTCCCTCACAGCTCCCTGGCATCTTATTGGGGGGTAGAAGGATCTCCCTGGCTGCTGCTTCACTGTTTAGTTCCTCCTTCTCAATTCTTCTGAAGGATTGATGAAGAGCTGCTGGGTGATGGACATAGCTACAGCCCCAAAGCCATCCATTCTTGGTTGACCAGAGCCATGTACAGCCGCCGCTCCAAGATGAACCCGCTCTGGAACACCATGGTCATCGGCGGCTATGCGGATGGGGAAAGGTAGGTTAGGAGACATCTGAGGCTTTGACAGGGCCTCGACCCCAAGGCTGTATTCACCTGCTCACCCCTGATCCAAATTCAGAAATTAATGGTGGGGTGGGGCCTGGGGAGGTCCAAAGTAGAAGGGGCCCTTTGACCAGTTTCACTGTCTCTTTCCAGCTTCCTTGGCTATGTGGACATGCTTGGTGTAGCTTATGAAGCCCCCACGCTGGCCACTGGTTACGGTGCCTACTTGGCCCAGGTAAGCAGGCTGACCCTGACCTCCCCGCAGTAACAGGAGTGGGGGGGGCTTCTCCAGGATAGAATTCTAAGTACTAAGGAAGGTGTGAGGCATTGAATAGACTTTCCCTAATGTGAGACGTTGGTAGAAATGTGTCATCTTCTCCCTCTTTGCCACCATCCCCCAATTCCGTAATCCCGCGGTTCTTTCCCTCTCAGCCCTTGATGCGAGAGTTTCTGGAGAAGAAGCCAGTTCTAAACCGGGCAGAGGCACGGGAGCTGGTGGAGCGCTGCATGCGCGTGCTGTACTACCGGGACGCTCGTTCTTATAACAGGGTAAGGCACAGTCAGGCCGAGGGTTGGGGTGCCACTGAGGGTCTGTGGCTATCTAGAACAGTTAACCTCCTCAATCTAAAGTGCATATCACCTTATCCCTCATCTTACTCCTCTTAAAATCTGAGGGAAATCAAATTCCTTGGCCTGACACCAAGCCAGGGGGGTTTTCTGAAGCCTCACAACCACCACATTCTGTTTTGCCTTTTAGTTTGAAGTTGCCACAGTGACTGAGAAAGGAGTTGAAGTAGAGGGACCTCTGTCTGCAGAAACCAACTGGGATATTGCCCACCTGATCAGGTGACTTGAAATTCAGGGTTTCTCTTTTGGGCGGGGGATATTAGGGATTGTAGATGGGAATGGTAAACGTGAACTCTGTTGggtatggtttttttcttttctgaagatgCCATGAATTCTAGAAGAGAATTTGAGCTGTCCTCTGCTAGAATTTGGGCACTGGTCAGAGTGACTGCCTTGGAAGTcaggaaaaatgaatttgaatcctCCATCTGCCTCTTTTACTAGTTGTGGAAACCATGATCATTTAGGTTccatttaacctttaaaaaatagatgtttTAAGTACTTGTGAAGCAGTGCTGTTTTTAAGCCATAATTCTGTCTTTTCTGCCtcaaatggttttttttttccttctcttttttagtGGTTTTGAGTGATGCAGTTTTATCTCCAGCCTCTTCTATTATGCTCTCACAGTTACCCTGCTATTAAAGCCATGTTGGCTGTCCCAGGACTGAGATTTGACTTTCTTCTTTTATAAGAGATTGGTAGGAAATAAATAATTCTGGACCTTTTGTCTTTGTGCTTGTGGGATAAGATGGTGAGCCTGTTGCCTCTTGCAGTTCGCTTCCACCCACACAACCACCTAGTTTTCATTCTCTCTCAAGACATCTTTGttcaagaaaatgaatttgtTCTGTAAGGAAGTATCCACACTGAATTCTTTTGGGCCTCAGACTCTCTATATAAAGGAAGTCCCCAAAGATTAATGCTAATGCTCTAATGTAATCTTAAGCCTGGTTTCAACAAAAGTGCATTTTTAAAGTAGCAATAAGGTGCTTAATAATTTAGTGGCAAACAAAGATCAATGAAAATTGCAAATACAGCCACAAAATTGACTTTACATAAAGTAGTCAACTTATTGGGCtatcctccctctcccttccccccctaaAAAAACCCCATTCAagtgaaaaagtaaaagaaaaccaAGGACAGAATGGGCCTTGGCTTTGTAGTGTAGaacgctcccccccccccccagtctgatCTCTCATTCCATAGAGGTCTGCAAATTTGCTCAAATTGTGTGGCTTCCAAAATCACAAAACTCACTGTATCATAAAGTTGGGAGAGGCATTAAGAAAAGCAGTGTTGgttctaaaattaaattatctctgGTACATTGGTTATCTGGGCTTATATTTTACctcttgtgtttaaaaaaaaaaaaaaaaaaatcaccctttTAAAAGTAAAATCCATATCCAAAGCAGTTGATGAAATGGGCTTTGAATTTTCTCCCTTAAGTATGATCATTCCCCTTAAATTACATACATACCTAAATATCGAATGTAATTCATCCACTCAGACATGAATTTTCTAAAGAGCTGAATTCTATAGCTCTTAAATGCCCCAAATGATAGCAAATACCAAATCCAGGGGGAATGTGCTGGGGTGTGGGAAAGTGATGGAAATAAGAGGTTCTGCTTTGGCAGAATGGACAACATGGCATAAAACACCAGCCTATGGCATCCCCAACTCTTACTTCCAACAGACTTGTTTCAGGAAGGTCAGTTTCCCAAACATTTGACTCTGTAAGAGATGATGTAATTGCTAAATTCTGATTTTAAGAAAGGGTGGAAACTCTAGTAGGGGATACAACTTAGACCTATTACTCCCAAGACAAGGAtacccaaaatgaaaacaaatttgtttataaatcattttccCTGGTTTTATTAAATGTTCCACTTATGTACAATTTAAAGATGAATCATTTACAGGTCTGTGCACACTGCCTCCCGGCTCCCTGAAGGGAAAGTTGCTAAAAACCTCAGGATGGACAAACAGAAGCGTAGCCGTGGGCAAGGTGGGCTGGtggtgtttttttcctctttgctgtTATgtcaaaatgcatttatttccGTTTATATCTTAAGtacatacaataaaaaaaaaaccctcaaacatGCAAACTGTAGAAaaattgtggtttttttcctttttttccttctttgaagctggcagtgaaaaataaaaagatacaatGTCTGTGCACACCCCAGTCTATCTTGTCTCCGGGTTGGGTTCTTCTCTCTAGCTCTAGGGAAAGTATGGCAAAGCCACACAAAAAACAAGGGTATATTggctatggttttttttttttaatttttatttttttgtttttacctttaaaaaaaaaaaaatttaaaggttgACCATGGCCTGTACAATTATATCTCCTGGCTATGGTGCACACAATTCTCCTGAGCAGGCTTGGGCTTTTCCTTCCTACCCCAGGACCCCTCCTCTTCCTAAGGGCACTGGCAGGATACAGACCAGCACACAGTGGGGAGGTAGAGAGGATCCCATGCCCTACTGTGAGCCTAAGCCTTCAGTTACTTTGTTTATTCCATGCTCCCAATCTCTAGAAATAAGATGAATCTCATCAAAATAGGGGAGGAGCAGAGGGAcaagggtggggaaagggagtCAAGTATTCACAAAAGCCAGAGCTTATTTACTTTCTgtgaaaattacttttaaaaatccaaaaaaatattttggataatTAGAGACGGTTCACACATTTTTAAAGCCACAATTTTAAATGTAGGATCACAGCAGAAACCAATACCtcggggaggaaaggaaaaagaagatggaGGGGGATCTgaatttggtgatttttttttaaacatcttttttcccttttatgtatAAAAAGTTAAGaccacaatggaaaaaaaaaaaaaaaagacatgtatatgtgtacacacacacacatacatatgccaGTTTGTCAGctacatatttttatcttttcccatcttcAGAAATGGTCTTACATTAACAATGGTTAGATAGTATCATGCCCAAAGACATCAGCCGCAcaataaaaaaaacagaacaatgaTACAGTTGAGGTAAGgggaaacaaaccaaaaaaagaaaaaaaaattcactcatgatggatttttttctttttcttatgtttcgTTGGAAAAATACCAAACacagtgattttattttttttaaaaaaagtcatgaaAACCTCTCTTGCAGAAGCTGAATAGCCTCTGGCCAGCTCCTCAGCTTAGACATGAtccattaatttcctttaatTCAAAGGGAAGTATGAACCAACACAAGGGGGtggcaagaaaattaaaaaaccaaagtTCCCATCCCGCCTTGTACCtcatttccccccaccccctcgcctactcctcccctccccaggaGTTTACCCTTCAGATTTCCATCAAATCCAGGTCAGCCTCTTCGAAGCCATAGAAAGACTCTGTTTCACTTTCACCTTCGAAGAGCTGGTGAAGGCTCTCGGGTTCAATTACCTCTTCAGGAGATGGTCTGGATTGGGGTGTGGAGTCGGCAGGCTCCTCTTCAGTCTGCTCCCCACTCAGTTTCAGCTGCTCCTCCAGGGAAGTAATCAGCTCCTCCTGCATGTCAGCGTTGCGGGTAGGTGAGTTAGCTGTGCCATCGGGGCCAGGCAGCACACTGGCCACCAAGAAGGACTGCTGGACTAACTCTGGGCAGTCTGCGATGACCTCCAGCACCTCTGCCAGCCAACAAAGCACCAGCTGAAGGAGGATGTCAGAGTCACATGTGCCATCTGCCATCTCTCGGGCCTGCTCTTTCCACTTTTTGTGAATGAAGTTCTTGACAGTCCTTTTGATGCACACATCCAAAGGCTGGATCTTGGAGCTACAACCCGCAGGCACCACAGCCGGGAGAGTGCTGTAGGAGCTGAGCATGGACAGCACTTCCTCGGACAGGTGGGTGCGATGGCAATCCATCACCAACATGCCCTTGCTGCGCTGGCAGGCTGTGTGCTTCTGCCACACCCTCGAGGACCACAGCTCCATGATCTCGTCATCGCTGTAGCCACTCTCTTTGGCCTCCAGCAGGATAGACTCTGGCACATTGGTGGGCTGCTCCATCTGCCCCCTATAGAAGACCAGGGTGGGAAGGACGGTGCCATCCGCCAGGATGGACAGCACGACATCACACCAGGGCTCCCCTGTGCCCACCGTCTGCAGGGCGTTTTCCTTCCGATCATCGCTGCTCAGTACCTCTGCGTCTAGAAACAGGGAGATTTCATCGATGGCCACGATCATAGAAAGAGGCAGGTCCTGGGTATGGATCTGCCTCTGCACAAACTCAATGAAGAGTCCAGCATTTTCTGCCACTTCCTTGGGTAGGGTGTGAGCCACGGCCCTCCGGGCATGAGGGGTCAGGTGGTGTCGAAGCATAAACCTCACTGCCCACTCATAGGAGATCTTGAAACCGCCCTCCAGCGAACGCCCGATTTTGGTGGCCTTCTGGAAGAGTGTTTCCTCATTGACAGGAAGCTGCTGTTCCCGCTGTGTCAGGACCCATTCGGCCAACTTCTCCTCGGCTTCTAAACTCAGATACTTGCCCTCCAGATTCTCTCCTTGGGAGGCCTGAAAGCGCCGCAGCCAACGCCGGATACGCCGCTGTGGGTTGCGGAAATGCTCAGCTGCCTGCTCGGTATTGCAGCATAAGGCAAACAGTACCACTCGCAGCTTCTTTACTGACAGCTGTTCCTTCTTGCCGGCTCCACTGAGGCCCCCGGCTGCTGTTGGCTCGGGTTCTGACAGAGCTAGGGCTCCTTCCTCTTGCTCGTCAGGACTCAGGCACTCAGCCCCCTCTGCATGCAGAAGGGATGCTGGAGTCTGGGGACAGCCGGGGGCTCCCGGAGGGAGAAGTGGAGATGATGCTGACAGCAGCTGGGCCTGGTGAACAGGTGGCTCCCCACACTCAGAGGGGGTGCCCACGGATTTCACAGTGGCAATTTTGTTGTGGGGGAAAGCAGAAGGGTAGGTGTTCTTTATGCCCCGGTCATGGGCCTGGCCAtgcctgaaagaaaaaaagaagagcaaaaagaaaGTCCTTTTTTGAATAATAGAAAACACAAGGATAAAGGGCCAAAATATTCAACACTGACACAAAGATACCCAGAAAGGAATTTGGTTACCTAGAATGGGATATCCAAGTCAGTCCTGCAGAACGAGAAGTCAAAGAAGATAGTTAAATTAAGAAAAGGAACTCTTCCCCCACTCAAGGATCAGTAACAGCTGAAGCTTATACAAACTACAAAGacaatatttcccaatttaatGCAGCAAAAAGCCCAGGCAGAAACTGAGGAGGGGACAACTGACACCAGCTAGAAATACTGCTGCTTTCTCAGTCAGTAGGAGCTCACCATTCTATCTgatcttttcttcctcaaaacaaattcctgaCAACCCTTCTCGACCCTTTCCTGTTCCCTCCCCAGCTCACCTCGTGGTAGGATATTGCTGGATTGATGTGATGGATTGAAGACCAGATGTTTAGCCATGGCATCTCCCACAGAAGTAACAAAAACGCAGGAAGTACAGGCCAGCTTGATCCCACTGAGGCAGAATAAAAGGTGGCATGCGGCCACCAACAGAGAAGTTTGAGAAATGagcttctcttttctcatttttcccaacCACACCAGACGTACccccaagaaaacatcaaaggaaaatgTCTTGTTAATAACATTATAAACATCATACCTGACAGTGGAGTTCTTAAACAAGGCCAGGTACTTGGGGCTCTTCCGTGGAACATGATTGCTGAGGCAAAAGAAAACTGACATTAACCCATCCAAATAGATACTGGCTGCTCCTCTCAATGGTCCAAAGACTGGAGATGCTGCTTGTACCCCACCTGGCTCCAGTTACCTTCCCAATCCCTTTCTCTCTGCCAAGTTAGAAACTGAGACATGAAAGCTAATGGATGGTTTAGTTTAGAAGGAAGGTTGAAGGCCTCGTGCAGACAGGGGGTAGGGAACAGACTTTGGAAAGCTGAGGATGCTAAGGGGGCAACGGGAAGGGCCAATGTCTGGTCACATGGCCTACTTGATCATGTGGTTGGCATATGCTCTGGAGCAGCAGGTGCTATAGCGACACAGGGAGCAGTGGACATAGGTAGGGAAATGATTGGGGAAATCGGGGATCTCAAAGCTGCACTCCAGGCACGTTTGCCGGCCCATGACACTCCTGCTAAAAGAAAGGGAGAATCTCATTAGTGCTGAATTAAAGTGAATCTCCATAGTGTTACAGGGGTTCCCCCAGAACCCCACAGAAAGGCTACCAAGCCACCTCGGTGGTTGGCAACCATTCTACCCAACCAGCCCCGAGTGGCCCAGCACTTAGTGGAAGGCGCTGACATTTTCTTGACAGCTTTCTTCTGGATGCTTCGCTGGACAGGGGGATAAAGGAAGATGGGAAGAGGGTCTGCTGGGGTAGACAGGGGGGCAGCATCTTGCAAGGCATTAGGTGGTGCATCATTTGAGGAGACAGGCAGTATTCGTGGCTGTCCTCGGGATGCCCGGATGGTCACCTGAAAGGGGGTAAAAAAAGGTACATTTAGCCACTCTTGGTCTTCAGTGGGGAAGGAGGATGAATGTTAAGGTGCTGACACTCCTCCTGCCACGCTCAGTTAACTTCAAGCAGCCCTGGCCCTTTACCTTGGTGCCTGGTTTCAGGCCCTCCAGCTGTTTGGGCTTGCGGAAGGTTTTGTGATGCTGAAGTTTGTGCTCTATTTTGTCCTTGGCAAACAGAAACTGCAGCCGGCATTTATTACAGTGATAGACACTCTTCTTCTGAGGGAtaagagacatttaaaaaaaacaaaacaaaacaaaacaaaacaaaaaaaccccaaagcaaaaacaaaccctGAAGGGCCCAACCTAAGAGTCATTCCCTGAGTAGAGAAAGGGCATGAAGGCAACAGACACTTCATACACATTTATTCCAAATTGGGAATTTTGATTAACCGAGGGACAAAGGAAAGAACCCAAGGACAGCAACACCTGCTTTTCAAGAGGTGGACTCAAAGGCTTGTCATcttctcagttcttcctgattcacTGAACAATACAGTATTAGGCAAATTGCTCAACACTTCAATCTCTATCTTAATAATGGGATTATTATCTATTCCTGAACAAATTGCATAGGATCACCTGAAAGGTCCCTTTGAGGAGGGATTTTTTCCTTCactgtatttgtatttccagtgacTAGCAAAGGGCCTGGCACCTAGAAGGCCCTGAGtacatgcttgttgattgattgatcttatTTGATTCTGACAAAGAGAGGGCTCCTATTGTTGAAGTGCAtctgagaaagggaaggaaaggagaaagggaaagggataagcatttatatagcacctattgtgtgccaggcactatactaagtgctttataaatattatcacatttgatcctcataacaaccctgtcaGGCAGGTGCTAAAATGGGGataccattttacagttgaggaaactgaggcagaggttaagtgacttgcccagggtcacacagcttttataagtgtctggggctggatctgaactcaggatttcctgactccatgcccagctCTCTGTGCACTATGGCTCCACTAGCTGCCTCATTAAATCGAAGCTGAGAGTTTTCCCTGCAATCCAGGGGCCCATTTGACAGATCCTGGTGAAGAATATTCAAGCTGGCTTAGCAATCATCCTTTCTGTGGTCCCTTGATTTGCCTTTTGTGTAAGGCCCAAGGACCCAGGTGAGGTCAGATCAAGATAGTGAATATCGGGTTGTGATATTCTTCTTTTAAATGACGAAGACTAATAATAATCTTTTCTGCTTAGTCAAACTTTGGGGAAAGTTACCTGGTGCCTCATGAAATGTTGCTGGAATGCATTGCCATTTTTGAAGACCTTCAAACAGTAAGGGCAGAGCAGATGCCGGGTATCCTCATGGATCATGCGAAAATGACCATCTACTTCTGAGTACAGGGAAGAGCGGTACTGACACACCTAATCATGGAGGGACAGGATGGAATGGCAGGGGTTAAAGTGGCCAGGCTATGGCCAAGAAAGGTAGTCAAGTCTTTTCCCAATACATATGAAACATAACCACGTTGGGAAAAGAGCAAACTCTCTAATGTTATTGCTACAGCTGTAGACAAGAAGAGTTAAGTTTAAAAAGTCTAGGTGAGCATCCTAAGCTGGCAGATGCACTGAAAAAAGAGAGTCAAACAGGAGAGGCAGAAGCCAATATTCTGGACCCGAAGCTGGCACACATATTTCCCTCCTGGGCATGAATCTTCTAAAAAAGGTAGGAAAGTTTTGTAAATGACAACTAGTCCTTATACACACCACTCACTACCCTTGTGGGTACATGCTTTAATCCCGGGCATGGTTCAGGCCTGACTGGCATATCCCCAGAGTGATCGATGAGGGAGGAGTCAGGAAGTAAAACAATACCTGGCAAACGTAAGGCATCTCCCCGGGTTTGTGGGTGTCCTTCATGTGCTGGAGGAACAAGGGCTCACTCTCAAAGGCCCACTCACAAATCTTGCACTTAGCTGTAAGGGCGGGAAGCAAGAGATCAACCCAACAGTCTTCAAACCCAACATATCCTTTTCTAATGGCACCTTCATAGAAGTTCATAACTAACTTTGACCAAGTCCTTAGTATGTGCTAAGAAGTGGGGAAATCACCATCATGATCACACTGATTCTCAAAGAAGTGAAAGGCAGTATGGTACAGAGAGGGAAGATGGCCTCAGAATTGAGAAGAGTTACATCTGAGGCCCACCAGATCAGAAATGTATCAGCTCATGCATGAGCAGGAGTAAAGATTTCATCCCACCTTTGGAGATGAGTAACTTATCTGCACCAGGGGAGAGAATTTCCATACTGAGAGTTCCCAAAACAGATAAAATCAAAGGTCAGAACCAAAAAATAACAGTAATTAAAGGTATCCAAACATATGAATACCCTGCTGTGTAttcaatgcatttattaagtgtttattttaGTCTTAAGAAATCATGTAATTATCATCACAATTAATGAATATATttgataaaagcaaaagaaaaacttttaactcAAGAATTTAAATATATCAGATTACTGATGTCATACTGGTCTCAATCTATATTCCTAAAAACTTTGTGAAGGCCTGCACTTTCTTCTTACTCTCCTCTAAGTCTGCACAGTCTCCTCACTTCAACTGAATTCACCCTGATCTGTCACCTCCACTGGCCTCCTTTCTGTTATCACGCTCCAGGAGCTCTTGGAAGCCTCCAATACTGCCCATCACCCTCCTCCTTGGGTACTCTTTTCCCTCTAGGCCTCCACTGCTCTCTTCTGGTCTGTCCTTCCTGATTATGCCCTCTCAGTCTCCTTGGCTAGATCTTCAGCTAACCATGGGTGAACTTCAAGGCTCTGTCCTCGATCTTCTCATCTTCGTTTTATAATACTTTTATGCAAACATTTCTGACATCTTTTTATACAGCCCTAACTTTTGAGATTTCCAATATTGCATTAGACTTGCTCtgggtcctttttttcttttccttctcaattaAAATCCCTCTTTCTGCAAGAGGCCTTCCCTAGGACACCTGAAACTCAGTGCCTTCTCTTCTTCTACAAGCAGTTAGGTAGCACTATGGATATAGCACTAGgcatggattcaggaagactcaagttcaaatccagccacagacacttactagcttgtaCAATCCTGAGCAAAGCATTccacctctgtttgcctcagtttctttaactgcaaaatgaggataatatcacctaccttccaaagttgttgtgaggagtatatgagaattaataataattgtaaagtattttagcacagtgactggcacacataagtattaaataaaacaaGTTCCTTTCCTCTATGATTATCTCAAGTTTATTCTAcatatatcttgtttgtgcatagatttttgtatgttgtcttccccaataGAACGGGAGTTCTATGTTCAGCAGagtacctagcacacagtaggtacttaataaatatttgctgatttaaTTAAACTAAAAGGCAAGAATGGCACGGTGGTAAGAAGAAGAAGTAAGAGGCAATGTTGCTTGGAAGAAACTCTtccatttatggttttcttcTATGCTATTTTCAATAAAGCAAAA
The Sminthopsis crassicaudata isolate SCR6 chromosome 4, ASM4859323v1, whole genome shotgun sequence genome window above contains:
- the POGZ gene encoding pogo transposable element with ZNF domain isoform X6; translated protein: MLNTNTVSVSLQPVSAPVPIVAHASVGGHLSTSTTVSSSGVQNSDSAKKTLVTLIANNNGPTLYHNTSLRDLHVKPPLLPPSNPVIRNHGYSYPTAGNPLVQQGGQPLILTQNPASGLSTMVTQPVLRPVQVMQNANHVTNSPVTSQPIFITTQGFPVRNVRPVQNTMNQVGIVLNVQQGQTVRPITLVPAPGTQFVKPTVGVPQVFSQMTQVRPGSTMPVRPTTNTFTTVIPATLTIRSTVPQSQSQQTKSTPSTSTTPTATQPTSLGQLAVQPPSQSSQAPNPKLAPSFPSPPAVSIASFVTVKRPGVTGENSNEVAKLVNTLNTIPSLGQSPGPMVVSNNSPAHSSQRTSGPESSAMKVTSPIPTFDLQDGGRKVCPRCNSQFRVTEALRGHMCYCCPDLVDFLKKGKPLDSEPSITSATKPPSPEKTAPMPSTPSSTPAPTLSPPAKAPEPMENSGDVTQSKLIMLVDDFYYGRDSGKVSQLLNFPKVPTSFRCPHCTKRLKNNIRFMNHMKHHVELDQQNGEVDVHTICQHCYRQFSTPFQLQCHLENVHSPYESTTKCKICEWAFESEPLFLQHMKDTHKPGEMPYVCQVCQYRSSLYSEVDGHFRMIHEDTRHLLCPYCLKVFKNGNAFQQHFMRHQSLIPQKKSVYHCNKCRLQFLFAKDKIEHKLQHHKTFRKPKQLEGLKPGTKVTIRASRGQPRILPVSSNDAPPNALQDAAPLSTPADPLPIFLYPPVQRSIQKKAVKKMSVMGRQTCLECSFEIPDFPNHFPTYVHCSLCRYSTCCSRAYANHMINNHVPRKSPKYLALFKNSTVSGIKLACTSCVFVTSVGDAMAKHLVFNPSHQSSNILPRGLTWISHSRHGQAHDRGIKNTYPSAFPHNKIATVKSVGTPSECGEPPVHQAQLLSASSPLLPPGAPGCPQTPASLLHAEGAECLSPDEQEEGALALSEPEPTAAGGLSGAGKKEQLSVKKLRVVLFALCCNTEQAAEHFRNPQRRIRRWLRRFQASQGENLEGKYLSLEAEEKLAEWVLTQREQQLPVNEETLFQKATKIGRSLEGGFKISYEWAVRFMLRHHLTPHARRAVAHTLPKEVAENAGLFIEFVQRQIHTQDLPLSMIVAIDEISLFLDAEVLSSDDRKENALQTVGTGEPWCDVVLSILADGTVLPTLVFYRGQMEQPTNVPESILLEAKESGYSDDEIMELWSSRVWQKHTACQRSKGMLVMDCHRTHLSEEVLSMLSSYSTLPAVVPAGCSSKIQPLDVCIKRTVKNFIHKKWKEQAREMADGTCDSDILLQLVLCWLAEVLEVIADCPELVQQSFLVASVLPGPDGTANSPTRNADMQEELITSLEEQLKLSGEQTEEEPADSTPQSRPSPEEVIEPESLHQLFEGESETESFYGFEEADLDLMEI